The following proteins come from a genomic window of Anas platyrhynchos isolate ZD024472 breed Pekin duck chromosome 12, IASCAAS_PekinDuck_T2T, whole genome shotgun sequence:
- the TRAPPC2L gene encoding trafficking protein particle complex subunit 2-like protein, translating into MAVCVAVIAKENYPLYIRSVPTENELKFHYTVHTSLDVVDEKISAMGKALVDQRELYLGLLYPTEDYKVYGYVTNSKVKFVMVVDSSNTALRDNEIRSMFRKLHNSYTDIMCNPFYNPGDRIHSRAFDNMVNSMMMQVC; encoded by the exons ATGGCGGTGTGCGTGGCTGTGATCGCCAaggag AACTACCCCCTCTACATCCGCAGCGTTCCGACGGAGAACGAGCTGAAGTTCCACTACACGGTGCACACCTCCCTGGACGTGGTGGATGAGAAGATCTCCGCCATGGGCAAGGCCCTGGTGGATCAGAGGGAGCTGTACCTGGGGCTCCTCTACCCCACCGAGGACTACAAAGT CTACGGCTACGTGACAAACTCAAAGGTGAAGTTTGTTATGGTGGTGGATTCTTCAAACACAGCGCTCCGAGACAATGAGATCCGCAGC ATGTTCCGAAAGCTGCATAATTCGTACACAGACATAATGTGCAACCCTTTTTACAACCCCGGGGACCGCATCCATTCCAG GGCTTTTGATAACATGGTGAACTCCATGATGATGCAGGTGTGCTGA
- the PABPN1L gene encoding embryonic polyadenylate-binding protein 2, whose protein sequence is MCESGAPAGKTHVAARHGVRASSMFAGRVSPLFLDTSGIWWQDPPSLAAEEASWGMAGMAAPHKAVDEDSDLSHLEGDSVEELGVQDPELEAIKARVREMEKEDERLKALQLEAESRLIMSSEAGLFPKTTEEKMEVDQRSIYVGNVDYGGTAEELESHFNSCGQINRVTILCDKFSGHPKGYAYIEFEEKSSVKAAVELDESLFRGRVIKVLPKRTNMPGISSTDRGGYRGRFQARGGLGQRGGFYGGQQARLRGRMYRGRARLLPWYFPY, encoded by the exons GCACGTGGCGGCGCGGCACGGCGTAAGGGCGAGCAGCATGTTCGCGGGCAGGGTCAG TCCTCTCTTCCTGGACACTTCTGGGATCTGGTGGCAGGACCCGCCATccctggcagcagaggaggCGTCGTGGGGCATGGCGGGGATGGCAGCTCCGCACAAAGCTGTGGATGAGGACTCAGACCTGAGCCACCTGGAGGGGGACAGCGTGGAGGAGCTGGGCGTGCAGGACCCG GAGCTGGAGGCCATCAAAGCCCGAGTGCGGGAGATGGAGAAGGAGGACGAGAGGCTGAAGGCGCTGCAGCTGGAAGCTGAGAGCCGCCTCATCATGAGCTCGGAGGCAG GTCTCTTCCCAAAGACAACAGAGGAGAAGATGGAGGTCGACCAGCGGTCCATCTACGTGGGCAAT GTGGACTACGGGGGCACGGCGGAGGAGCTGGAGTCTCACTTCAACAGCTGCGGGCAGATCAACCGCGTCACCATCCTCTGTGACAAGTTCTcggggcaccccaaagg GTACGCCTACATCGAGTTCGAAGAGAAGAGCTCTGTGAAAGCTGCCGTGGAGCTGGACGAGAGCTTGTTCAGAGGCAGAGTCATTAAG GTGCTGCCCAAGAGGACCAACATGCCAGGCATCAGCAGCACCGACCGCGGGGGCTACCGGGGCCGCTTCCAAGCCCGGGGAGGGCTGGGGCAACGAGGGGGCTTCTACGGGGGGCAGCAGGCGAGGCTGCGAGGGAGGATGTACAG GGGTCGGGCAAGGCTGTTGCCTTGGTATTTTCCGTACTAG